A single region of the Pseudomonas solani genome encodes:
- a CDS encoding DUF4952 domain-containing protein — MRGVPILALLLLAGAAQAAEPACGDFLEQLGVASPGLHFEGCKLEEGGQLRQLVAEYQVPGPQAHGVESLLHQRFGLQPLRFMCCGWDTRPASAPHASGRPYEIRMSSGETLEKDWARIDRFHVSVTLYLEDP; from the coding sequence ATGCGCGGCGTCCCGATCCTCGCGCTGCTGCTCCTGGCCGGTGCCGCACAGGCGGCGGAACCGGCCTGCGGCGACTTCCTCGAACAGCTCGGGGTCGCGTCGCCCGGGTTGCACTTCGAAGGCTGCAAGCTGGAGGAGGGCGGCCAGCTGCGCCAGCTGGTGGCCGAGTACCAGGTGCCCGGCCCCCAGGCCCATGGCGTGGAAAGCCTGCTGCACCAGCGCTTCGGCCTGCAGCCGCTGCGCTTCATGTGTTGCGGCTGGGACACCCGGCCCGCCAGCGCGCCCCACGCCAGCGGCCGGCCCTACGAAATCCGCATGAGCTCAGGGGAAACCCTGGAGAAGGACTGGGCGCGCATCGACCGCTTCCACGTC
- the zwf gene encoding glucose-6-phosphate dehydrogenase: MASLSVEPCTFALFGALGDLALRKLFPALYQLDRAGLLHGDTRILALARESEEGGARLASIEEHLRGYVPEREIDAAVLQRFMARLSYLPMDFLHAEGYQVLAERVGPEERLIAYFATPASVYGAICEGLARVERARHTRVVLEKPIGHDLESSRRVNDAVAVHFPENRIYRIDHYLGKETVQNLIALRFANSLFETQWNQHHISHVEITVAEQVGIEGRWGYFDEAGQLRDMIQNHLLQLLCLIAMDPPSDLSADSIRDEKVKVLKALAPITAAQVAQQVVRGQYIAGSTQGRPVPGYLEEENSNTQSDTETFVALRADIRNWRWNGVPFYLRTGKRMPQKLSQIVIHFKEPPHYIFAPEQRPLISNRLIIRLQPDEGISLQVMTKDQGLDKGMQLRSGPLQLSFSDTYRSARIPDAYERLLLEVMQGNQNLFVRKDEIEYAWQWCDQLIDGWKQLGDSPKPYAAGTWGPVASIALITRDGRSWYGDL, translated from the coding sequence ATGGCTTCCTTATCCGTAGAACCCTGCACCTTCGCCCTGTTCGGCGCCCTCGGCGACCTGGCCTTGCGCAAGCTGTTCCCGGCGCTCTACCAACTGGACCGCGCCGGCCTGCTGCATGGCGACACGCGCATCCTCGCCCTGGCCCGCGAAAGCGAGGAGGGCGGCGCTCGCCTGGCATCCATCGAGGAACACCTGCGTGGCTACGTGCCGGAGCGGGAGATCGACGCAGCCGTGTTGCAGCGCTTCATGGCACGGCTGAGCTACCTGCCCATGGATTTCCTCCACGCCGAGGGCTACCAGGTGTTGGCCGAGCGCGTCGGCCCGGAGGAGCGGCTGATCGCCTACTTCGCCACGCCGGCTTCGGTCTATGGCGCCATCTGCGAGGGCCTGGCCCGCGTCGAGCGCGCCCGCCACACCCGCGTGGTGCTGGAAAAGCCCATCGGCCACGACCTGGAATCCTCGCGTCGGGTCAACGACGCGGTGGCCGTGCATTTCCCCGAGAACCGCATCTACCGGATCGACCACTACCTGGGCAAGGAGACGGTGCAGAACCTCATCGCCCTGCGCTTCGCCAACAGCCTGTTCGAAACCCAGTGGAACCAGCACCACATCTCCCACGTGGAAATCACCGTGGCCGAGCAGGTGGGTATCGAGGGCCGCTGGGGCTACTTCGACGAAGCCGGCCAGCTGCGCGACATGATCCAGAACCACCTGCTGCAGCTGCTCTGCCTGATCGCCATGGACCCGCCCAGCGACCTTTCCGCCGACAGCATCCGTGACGAGAAGGTCAAGGTGCTCAAGGCCCTGGCGCCCATCACTGCCGCCCAGGTGGCGCAGCAGGTGGTGCGCGGCCAGTACATCGCCGGCAGCACCCAGGGCCGCCCGGTGCCGGGCTACCTGGAAGAAGAGAACTCCAACACCCAGAGCGACACCGAAACCTTCGTCGCCCTGCGTGCCGACATCCGCAACTGGCGCTGGAACGGCGTGCCCTTCTACCTGCGCACCGGCAAGCGCATGCCGCAGAAGCTGTCGCAGATCGTCATCCACTTCAAGGAGCCGCCGCACTACATCTTCGCCCCCGAGCAGCGCCCGCTGATCAGCAACCGGCTGATCATCCGCCTGCAGCCCGACGAAGGCATCTCCCTGCAGGTGATGACCAAGGACCAGGGCCTGGACAAGGGCATGCAGCTGCGCAGCGGCCCGCTGCAACTGAGCTTCTCCGACACCTACCGCAGCGCGCGGATCCCCGATGCCTACGAACGCCTCCTGCTGGAGGTGATGCAGGGCAACCAGAACCTCTTCGTGCGCAAGGACGAAATCGAGTACGCCTGGCAATGGTGCGACCAGTTGATCGACGGCTGGAAGCAGTTGGGCGACTCCCCCAAACCCTACGCGGCCGGCACCTGGGGGCCGGTCGCATCCATCGCATTGATCACCCGTGACGGCAGGAGCTGGTATGGCGATCTGTAA
- a CDS encoding NADP-dependent glyceraldehyde-3-phosphate dehydrogenase: protein MSRFAPEALFPSPADIPEAWRLGAPVEQREYLVEGELRRWDGPLATVRSPIFLKGEQGEEQVILGSTPLLDADAALEALDAAVRAYDNGQGAWPNMRVGERIHHVELFLARMRERRHEVVRLLMWEIGKNLKDSEKEFDRTCDYMVDTINALKELDRRSSRFELEQGTLGQIRRVPLGVALCMGPYNYPLNETFTTLIPALIMGNTVVFKPAKFGVLLMRPLLEAFRDSFPAGVINIIYGRGRETVSALMASGKVDVFAFIGTNKGASDLKKLHPRPHRLRAALGLDAKNPGIVLPQVDLDNAVNEAVTGALSFNGQRCTALKILFVHEDVLEPFLARFSAKLAALKPGMPWEDGVALTPLPEPGKVDYLTTLLQDATAKGAQVVNEGGGQSRESFFYPALLCPVSPDMRTYQEEQFGPLVPVVPYRDVQVAIDYVLDSDYGQQLSIFGNDSAEVGRLVDAFANQVGRININAQCQRGPDTFPFNGRKNSAEGTLSVHDALRTFSIRTLVATRFQEDNKTLISEIIRNRESSFISTDYIF, encoded by the coding sequence ATGTCCCGTTTCGCCCCCGAAGCCCTGTTCCCCAGCCCCGCCGACATTCCCGAAGCCTGGCGCCTCGGCGCACCGGTGGAGCAGCGCGAATACCTGGTGGAGGGCGAACTGCGTCGCTGGGACGGTCCCCTGGCCACGGTGCGCAGCCCGATCTTCCTCAAGGGCGAGCAGGGCGAGGAACAGGTCATCCTCGGCAGCACGCCGCTGCTGGATGCCGACGCCGCGCTGGAGGCGCTGGACGCCGCCGTGCGTGCCTATGACAACGGCCAGGGCGCCTGGCCCAATATGCGTGTCGGTGAGCGCATCCACCATGTCGAGCTGTTCCTGGCGCGCATGCGCGAGCGGCGCCACGAGGTGGTGCGCCTGCTGATGTGGGAGATCGGCAAGAACCTCAAGGATTCCGAGAAGGAGTTCGACCGCACCTGTGACTACATGGTCGACACCATCAACGCCCTGAAGGAGCTCGACCGCCGCTCCAGCCGCTTCGAGCTGGAGCAGGGCACCCTCGGCCAGATCCGCCGCGTACCCCTGGGCGTGGCGCTGTGCATGGGCCCCTACAACTACCCATTGAACGAAACCTTCACCACGCTGATTCCGGCGCTGATCATGGGCAACACCGTGGTCTTCAAGCCGGCCAAGTTCGGCGTGCTGCTGATGCGCCCGCTGCTGGAAGCCTTCCGCGACAGCTTCCCGGCCGGCGTCATCAACATCATCTACGGCCGTGGCCGCGAGACCGTCAGCGCGCTGATGGCCAGCGGCAAGGTCGACGTCTTCGCCTTCATCGGCACCAACAAGGGCGCCAGCGACCTGAAGAAACTGCACCCGCGCCCGCACCGCCTGCGCGCCGCCCTGGGGCTGGATGCCAAGAACCCCGGCATCGTCCTGCCGCAGGTGGACCTGGACAACGCCGTCAACGAGGCCGTCACCGGCGCACTGTCGTTCAACGGCCAGCGCTGCACCGCGCTGAAGATCCTCTTCGTCCATGAAGACGTGCTCGAACCCTTCCTCGCGCGCTTCAGCGCCAAGCTCGCCGCGCTCAAGCCGGGCATGCCCTGGGAAGACGGCGTGGCGCTGACGCCGCTGCCGGAGCCGGGCAAGGTCGACTACCTCACCACCCTGCTGCAGGACGCCACCGCCAAGGGCGCCCAGGTGGTCAACGAGGGCGGCGGCCAGAGCCGCGAGAGCTTCTTCTACCCGGCGCTGCTGTGCCCGGTGAGCCCGGACATGCGCACCTACCAGGAAGAGCAGTTCGGCCCGCTGGTGCCCGTGGTGCCGTACCGCGACGTGCAGGTCGCCATCGACTACGTGCTGGATTCCGACTACGGCCAGCAGCTGTCGATCTTCGGCAACGACTCCGCCGAGGTCGGCCGCCTGGTGGACGCCTTCGCCAACCAGGTGGGGCGCATCAACATCAACGCCCAGTGCCAGCGCGGGCCGGACACCTTCCCCTTCAACGGGCGCAAGAACTCCGCCGAGGGCACCCTGTCCGTGCACGACGCGCTGCGCACCTTCTCCATCCGCACCCTGGTGGCCACGCGCTTCCAGGAAGACAACAAGACGCTGATCAGCGAGATCATCCGCAACCGCGAATCCAGCTTCATCAGCACCGATTACATCTTCTGA
- the pgl gene encoding 6-phosphogluconolactonase, which yields MAICNLDLPTQVTGVSLGSPEQLAGELALHVAGALRSAIDSHGVASLVVSGGRSPIAFLERLSAQELDWSRVAVSLADERWVPVGHADSNEGLVRLHLLQGPAAKARFIGLYHSAASLDEAARLADAALAELPQPIDVLVLGMGEDGHTASLFPKSPGLDDALSHSCTRRCVPMQAPSVPRQRLSMPLPLLAGARLTLLAVQGQGKLDTLATALAGEDVAAMPIRAFLHQPLEIYWCP from the coding sequence ATGGCGATCTGTAATCTCGACCTGCCCACGCAGGTCACCGGGGTCAGCCTCGGCAGCCCCGAACAACTGGCCGGCGAACTGGCCCTGCACGTGGCCGGCGCCTTGCGCTCGGCCATCGACTCCCACGGCGTGGCCTCCCTGGTGGTTTCCGGCGGGCGCAGCCCCATCGCCTTCCTCGAGCGGTTGTCCGCCCAGGAACTGGACTGGTCCCGCGTCGCCGTCAGCCTCGCCGACGAGCGCTGGGTGCCGGTGGGCCACGCCGACAGCAACGAAGGCCTGGTGCGTCTTCACCTGCTGCAAGGCCCGGCGGCCAAGGCACGCTTCATCGGCCTCTACCATTCCGCCGCCAGCCTGGACGAGGCGGCGCGCCTGGCCGATGCCGCGCTCGCCGAGCTGCCGCAGCCCATCGACGTGCTGGTGCTGGGCATGGGCGAGGATGGTCACACCGCCTCGCTGTTCCCCAAGAGCCCCGGCCTGGACGACGCCTTGAGCCACTCGTGCACCCGGCGCTGCGTGCCCATGCAGGCGCCGAGCGTGCCGCGCCAGCGCCTGTCCATGCCGTTGCCGCTGCTGGCCGGCGCGCGCCTCACGCTGCTGGCGGTGCAGGGGCAGGGCAAGCTCGACACCCTGGCCACCGCGCTGGCCGGTGAAGACGTGGCGGCCATGCCGATCCGCGCCTTCCTCCACCAGCCCCTCGAGATCTACTGGTGCCCTTGA
- a CDS encoding bifunctional 4-hydroxy-2-oxoglutarate aldolase/2-dehydro-3-deoxy-phosphogluconate aldolase, which produces MTANSSPARNVPSMAEKVEMIDRLCAEARILPVITIEREEHILPLANALAAGGLRALEITLRSEHGLTAIRLLREQRPDLLIGAGTVLDEHMLADAEAAGAQFIVTPGCTAELLDAGRESPLPLLPGVGSASEIMLGHARGYRRFKLFPAEVVGGAAALKAFAGPFPGIRFCPTGGVKPDNVRNYMALPNVMCVGGTWMMDSAWVRAGDWARIEAATAEALKLLE; this is translated from the coding sequence ATGACCGCGAATTCCTCCCCCGCGCGCAACGTGCCGAGCATGGCCGAGAAGGTCGAGATGATCGACCGCCTCTGCGCCGAAGCGCGCATCCTCCCGGTGATCACCATCGAGCGCGAGGAACACATCCTGCCCCTGGCCAACGCCCTGGCCGCCGGCGGCCTGCGCGCCCTGGAAATCACCCTGCGCTCCGAGCACGGCCTCACCGCCATCCGCCTGCTGCGCGAGCAGCGCCCGGACCTGCTGATCGGCGCCGGCACCGTGCTGGATGAACACATGCTCGCCGACGCCGAAGCCGCCGGCGCGCAGTTCATCGTCACCCCCGGCTGCACCGCCGAGCTGCTCGACGCCGGCCGCGAAAGCCCGTTGCCGCTGCTGCCCGGTGTCGGCAGCGCCTCGGAAATCATGCTCGGCCACGCTCGCGGCTACCGGCGCTTCAAGCTGTTCCCGGCGGAAGTGGTGGGCGGTGCGGCGGCCCTCAAGGCATTCGCCGGACCCTTCCCGGGCATCCGCTTCTGCCCAACCGGCGGCGTCAAGCCGGACAACGTGCGTAACTACATGGCCCTGCCCAACGTCATGTGCGTAGGCGGTACCTGGATGATGGACAGCGCCTGGGTGCGCGCCGGCGACTGGGCGCGCATCGAAGCCGCCACAGCCGAAGCCTTGAAGCTGCTGGAATAA